One segment of Cardiocondyla obscurior isolate alpha-2009 linkage group LG15, Cobs3.1, whole genome shotgun sequence DNA contains the following:
- the LOC139108469 gene encoding golgin subfamily A member 4 isoform X1 — MKSSDQKEGSGDKKKYVFFSDPDVIAKRAETSAVAAQITRELEAQQKIFKEQSGDARVPAIKSLENLLSYYPVQPYPFTFISAVKQKLALEDIGTKAHDLSSQTRNSLTSSILKTASAQSQIVQKMDYIKPLKVPDLKISPKTLDFSSRESSISKELPLAKSEIAGKEFVHDRSDKSLRTGERVQRKLDFSSDGSSFINCESIEHIGALKAPNVSIASNLSKKKEHARDNSREKENRSKRMKKDDSLCPKRDESVQDQVKRSRSPRRVSRKDVGDVSNVKLSKNERPFLPTKSNEFSSVKSKDKNLATSTAKKDDKRQRSFNTESMELIKNNPLESKIRISSNESSIFPAWKALDKVTLRDNMSVLSSTENKSKDISHYFLKQKSDTEDSKHKSDSDNRQLKQNKLNTTYKEQTKRTSDKNKMPISKGEDKLHSIDSKPSEDGEFMSETNSSKSRAGVYSTNSTQSLKSKDFETTTESKQNINSVRSTKTSDNSKYTEHSTSQSASTSINKNEELCSQNITTKETTTNDDSNDVDDGTLPEVLFDPRRISIREMYSQPEFHNLMTPDKMNLIFKSKQRKHLTQSSDSEIDGRCPKYKPTVKSEEEMQLIHPTALHMQFQAELHLYDSYNESLRQVMDVEKCLYNTKCEMQEQTPQKIDEKDNEEEIVEIAEDCTVTTANDSNDMEKKTTWNPVDYVKKDIAESRKSTDETTYGFNYGKFNKAVKVAEVQTQTVNDIATQTDMSADERTMQNRLSKIHEKAYESFSRENEIPQLSLDSAEQLEDLDQIEEISLPSRIRTMSEISLHETTSSIKTETGTEISISTRGVTCSFNQYIGSEIARLLRDENQRSYQIEELFKFREKTLNDKTKKLAQLEEQKRALKDTGQDSRSVKKKQRALLLKLQQEKDEIQRLKLLYEITSQERKRMLQKQRDMFNPQMSTKNILTKLKRTADSQSPRRLSGPMKGYDIRSNSSMSSLIDSDKSQHDRSQIDTRLQASESDASKLDWLKSNLLISLTEENNTSAARLDESKEEEKSPMQLQKKKDISKYEIRSRKYEEKMPRADILRQKQNQLDMESKLMGPLQGHPMKINIRLLENQDQIRLSQSPRQEVDAPIPDHIKSESDTLVEELSKKSRTSQVTDPSIQTATIAKEKDLTSNAVTANSESIEEEITQVSKTQSQTSEISQTNISKNSKKIDKSTTSDRDISKKLQHNVDSKTSSKRKNSKYQKTKSSSSISTENILRSKSSSHISEELIKHHDKRTKMENELPLLYNSKESLILGELDLDENQTSFQAFVKHSKTKDKNSKLLSEMANENKENGSAPTSSRKFENGRSLSRTEQDIQNTSMSQISTFAVSHHSSEESEKNLSRSIVVRSEDRKFEQILNARETALASRRNCVEDWMAWHARLRAEEDRVTRMEQAAFKLVAAASNVLCQQGGERLCSFIDTTVSSDTSDVEGRIGLLTEKLAERRLEMARLKKEAKKQAKKQLRALEANLLNQIKKYDTTIHEMRKKLESKKAIKETDKLAIEPRSLADFKVPEIPLKRIQDIYKSSDLLRSRSESDLLLTKNQQKDLPKVLTSVTYDKYEKESPQKFIKSADVKGVKVLKGTTDNDRTIFDDYTLTEVYDKIQTVPSVSSISNDAHSEKYVLSTERQIGESTTADVKQVKTDPTVQSELEVQTISDARFEDHSTVNTESADETLIASGEQSQLKTSTILSEIPEMTNVEYSKSISIKSECSPKNVARVTDSSILTYSKKLDFLQLNNKNLSEDISSIEKDIKALSEIMSRLSNESNEKSRVDNDEKNTSQDISEIISKSVFSEQIIDIENEEQVAVLSKKIVDIESLSRSVNNKKSESSNTFSHNEYVSDKTSSEISAMIPKDASTISNLPQEIDYEAKSREMMNEIEKSVLSQHNKITSEDNQSSILNPENDEMLNDLVSELDIKSISEILSKVSESKKSLDLTKDTTSQIIADSEKNKIKQSDLSEVIFEKDLIQAGAKEPHSMKHLSTTSMQSPIIAGHRPKGITSQDDSRSTRSSISSHHSLHHLVDKNSKSPRGILETETKIDPFNNAAKDLDDVIHADSTIKSMTSASRTDKNRSRTIIAENISQDKDDWTTSDSFEIPQDEISIGACELENLKNSDLDDTSINLSEKNKSHVHDVTNQETESKLMSPTDMSIFLPKGESTNVVVEDIKFNNMLEQSHVLKSNDELDDVLDIIARENDEEKDISENEKSDNVISDSMAELLDRVKDVESDEKIVNSYFKGLLCDIDISIDNQSEAVLKASKLNNELQSETNVEDKSESNVSFVSICKDNEVNDREQIIDTSLQAVDHKSAINANLNMEIYKDQGPYEEISKVQEVIITELNSSSAEDNVLSELEIDVKIELPEEEDESVTCNVNENKSKCAVKENEGAPVPIEIQECLESISEQDSSDGEQLDNLVEVAVSGLDTVERIVVSPCDSPKSVMDEAASTTIKQAKKETTNIAANAQVAENINKTFDVLKDPEYEDISEESLEVSEILDKDELPKSKRPANLPERYQTTQKSEDVLRILDEISQKSSFDSASNSQNNEKSARSASSATEEISEALGAEVSAEDDGSSFEMNKPRKLEEEHYEVDEATKNRFLEEVKSQDRSVDANNVDVLSERKVPLDEEDKSSRILYELRKRVSQLQEQNGSSESSEAGDTPKGVSEIEMDSPRDFNDSRLDIDILDDDLLSGSKATSQGIDMEANFHSTSFKDIENMIYELKASLAQPGQDIAEFKAKLLRIEQLQIELEIKKLEAEEESYYVREIPNKPPPPYTPPGDGRLSTSLGSPSLVAAVIPSNVEELTSFTEKATTLIYNAKLAGEDVASLETPSEIYELNKDKGEKRDRRIYNTFLFDLCKETIVEVYRSEYEKPGPSWTKPNVKIKPTVKIPKNVEELIEYVNKEVATLFGFKTKLQRENMVMRWSRKRRDRVDELLAREAQAEEDEWTKFHHDELAVKNGLTVAILDTLVMETASVMKIAYGKKRRLMA; from the exons ATGAAGAGTAGCGACCAGAAAGAGGGATCcggcgataaaaagaaatatgtttttttctcGGACCCAGATGTTATTGCTAAACGTGCAGAGACCTCTGCTGTT gCAGCACAGATTACTCGAGAACTTGAGGCGCAACAGAAGATTTTCAAAGAACAATCAGGCGACGCACGAGTGCCtgcaataaaaagtttagaaaATTTGCTATCTTATTATCCTGTACAGCCATATCCCTTTACATTTATAAGCGCAGTGAAACAAAAACTCGCTTTAGAAGACATTGGCACCAAAGCACATGACTTAAGCTCCCAAACAAGGAACAGCCTAACttcttcaatattaaaaacggCTAGTGCACAGAGTCAAATTGTTCAAAAAATGGATTACATCAAACCTCTGAAAGTACCTGATTTGAAAATATCTCCGAAAACATTGGACTTTTCTAGCAGGGAAAGTTCTATTTCGAAAGAGCTACCTTTGGCAAAGTCGGAAATAGCTGGAAAGGAATTTGTACACGATAGATCTGACAAAAGTCTAAGAACTGGTGAGAGAGTGCAAAGGAAATTAGATTTCTCCTCAGATGGATCGtcatttattaattgcgaaaGTATAGAACACATAGGAGCATTGAAGGCACCAAATGTCTCCATAGCGtctaatttaagtaaaaaaaaagaacatgcCAGAGACAACTctagagaaaaagaaaaccggTCTAAACGGATGAAAAAGGATGACTCTTTGTGTCCAAAAAGGGACGAATCTGTGCAAGATCAAGTAAAACGCAGTAGAAGTCCGAGACGCGTCTCTAGAAAGGATGTCGGCGACGTGAGCAATGTAAAATTATCGAAGAATGAAAGACCATTTCTTCCTACAAAAAGTAATGAGTTTTCATCCGTAAAATCGAAAGATAAAAACTTGGCAACGTCTACTGCTAAAAAAGATGACAAAAGACAGAGGTCCTTTAACACAGAATCGATGGaactaataaaaaacaatCCTCTGGAATCCAAGATACGAATATCTAGCAATGAATCATCAATTTTTCCGGCCTGGAAAGCGTTAGATAAAGTTACACTTAGAGATAATATGAGCGTTTTATCAAGTActgaaaataaatctaaagACATAAGtcactattttttaaaacaaaagtcTGACACAGAAGACTCGAAACATAAATCTGATTCAGATAATAGACAATTAAAGCAAAACAAGTTAAATACTACCTATAAAGAGCAAACAAAAAGAAcgtctgataaaaataaaatgccgaTAAGTAAGGGCGAAGATAAACTGCACAGCATTGATTCGAAGCCATCGGAAGATGGCGAGTTTATGTCCGAAACAAATAGTTCCAAGAGTCGTGCGGGTGTTTATTCTACAAATTCTACACAGTCGTTAAAAAGCAAGGATTTTGAAACGACTACGGAAAGcaaacagaatattaattccGTCAGATCAACTAAAACTTCAGataattctaaatatacaGAACATTCCACGTCACAATCCGCAAGTACAAGCATTAACAAAAATGAGGAGCTGTGTTCTCAAAATATTACAACTAAAGAAACTACTACTAACGATGATTCAAATGATGTAGATGACGGTACACTTCCAGAAGTATTGTTCGATCCTAGGAGAATTTCCATTAGAGAAATGTATTCTCAACCagaatttcataatttaatgaCACCCGACAAAATGAATCTAATATTCAAATCTAAACAACGGAAACACTTAACGCAGAGTAGTGATTCGGAAATAGATGGGAGATGCCCAAAGTACAAGCCGACAGTAAAATCTGAAGAGGAGATGCAATTG ATACATCCAACCGCTTTGCATATGCAATTTCAGGCAGAACTGCATCTTTACGATTCTTACAACGAGTCTCTTCGACAAGTGATGGATGTTGAAAAGTGTTTGTACAACACTAAATGCGAAATGCAAGAACAGACTCCGCAGAAAATCGACGAAAAAGATAACGAGGAAGAGATCGTGGAAATTGCCGAAGATTGTACAGTTACTACTGCAAATGATAGCAATGATATGGAGAAAA aaactACATGGAATCCAGTtgattatgtaaaaaaagacATTGCCGAATCTCGAAAATCGACTGATGAAACGACCTATGGATTTAATTacggaaaatttaataaagcggTCAAAGTGGCGGAAGTACAAACACAAACAGTGAACGATATAGCGACTCAAACGGACATGTCCGCAGATGAACGAACCATGCAAAACAGATTGTCAAAAATCCATGAAAAAGCGTACGAATCATTTTCAAGGGAAAATGAAATTCCTCAACTATCTTTAGATTCGGCTGAACAGCTCGAAGATTTAGACCAAATAGAAGAAATATCATTACCTAGCAGAATAAGGACTATGTCGGAGATTAGTTTGCACGAAACTACCTCATCGATAAAAACAGAAACTGGGACCGAGATCAGTATCTCGACTCGAGGTGTAACATGCTCGTTTAATCAATACATAGGTTCAGaa ATAGCACGACTTTTGAGAGACGAGAATCAACGAAGTTATCAAATCGAAGAATTATTCAAGTTTCGAGAAAAAACGCTAaatgacaaaacaaaaaaattggCACAACTAGAAGAGCAAAAACGTGCATTGAAAGATACTGGGCAAGATAGCCGTTccgtaaagaaaaaacagaGAGCTTTGCTTCTAAAACTACAACAAGAGAAGGATGAAATTCAACG attaaaattattgtacgaGATTACAAGTCAAGAACGAAAGCGTATGTTACAAAAACAAAGGGATATGTTTAATCCACAAATGTCAACCAAGAATATCTTAACGAAATTAAAGAGAACTGCAGATAGTCAATCTCCGAGGAGATTATCGGGTCCAATGAAGGGTTACGATATACGCAGTAATAGTTCCATGAGTTCCCTGATCGATTCAGATAAATCACAGCATGATCGGTCTCAAATTGACACCCGTCTTCAAGCATCCGAGAGCGACGCATCTAAACTTGACTGGTTAAAAtccaatttattaataagcttaaccgaagaaaataatacttcTGCGGCAAGACTCGACGAGAgcaaagaagaagaaaaaagtcCTATGCagttgcaaaagaaaaaagatatatcgAAATACGAGATACGGTCTCGAAAGTATGAAGAAAAAATGCCTAGGGCCGATATTTTGCGGCAAAAGCAAAATCAACTGGATATGGAGTCCAAATTAATGGGACCTCTGCAGGGCCATCccatgaaaataaatattcgactCTTAGAAAATCAAGATCAAATTAGATTGTCGCAGTCGCCGAGACAAGAAGTAGATGCACCGATACCTGATCATATAAAATCTGAATCTGACACATTAGTGGAAGAATTATCTAAGAAATCAAGAACGTCGCAAGTAACAGATCCTTCCATACAAACCGCGACAATtgcaaaagagaaagatttaACTTCTAACGCTGTAACAGCCAATAGTGAATCTATAGAAGAAGAAATAACTCAAGTTTCAAAGACACAGTCACAAACTTCTGAAATATCGCAGACGAATATAAGTAAGAATTCTAAAAAGATTGATAAATCGACTACGAGCGACAGAGACATATCTAAAAAGTTACAACATAATGTTGATTCGAAAACCAGCTCCAAACGTAAAAATTCCAAATATCAGAAAACGAAATCGTCCTCCAGTATATCAACTGAGAATATATTACGGTCCAAATCAAGCTCTCATATATCAGAAGAGCTTATTAAGCATCACGATAAACGAACAAAAATGGAAAACGAATTGCCTTTGTTGTATAATAGCAAAGAAAGTTTGATTTTGGGTGAATTAGATCTTGACGAGAATCAAACTTCGTTTCAAGCATTTGTTAAACATTCGAAaaccaaagataaaaattcgaaGTTGTTAAGCGAAATGGCAAACGAGAATAAAGAGAATGGGTCCGCTCCAACTTCAAGCAGAAAATTTGAGAACGGTCGAAGTCTTTCCAGGACCGAGCAGGATATTCAAAACACGTCCATGTCTCAAATTAGCACTTTCGCGGTTTCTCATCACAGTTCtgaagagagcgagaaaaatcTTTCGAGATCAATAGTCGTTAGGTCGGAAGACAGAAAATTTGAACA AATTTTGAATGCACGAGAAACGGCACTTGCATCGCGCAGAAACTGCGTTGAAGACTGGATGGCGTGGCACGCAAGATTAAGAGCAGAAGAGGACCGTGTTACTCGTATGGAGCAAGCAGCATTTAAACTCGTTGCAGCAGCGTCTAACGTTTTGTGTCAGCAAGGAGGGG AGAGACTATGTTCTTTTATAGATACCACTGTGTCATCCGATACGAGCGACGTCGAAGGAAGAATAGGACTTCTTACTGAAAAATTAGCGGAACGACGTCTCGAAATGGCGCGTCTAAAGAAAGAAGCGAAAAAACAAGCGAAGAAACAACTACGTGCTTTGGAAGCAAATTTGCTGAATCAAATTAAG AAATATGACACGACCATCCATGAAATGCGTAAAAAGTTGGAATCGAAGAAAGCTATTAAAGAAACTGATAAGTTGGCTATAGAACCAAGATCGTTAGCCGACTTTAAAGTACCTGAAATACCTCTTAAAAGAATACAGGATATCTACAAGAGCAGTGATTTATTGAGATCTAGATCGGAATCGGATcttttattaacgaaaaatcaACAAAAAGATTTACCGAAAGTCCTAACGTCTGTTACATATGATAAGTATGAGAAAGAGAGCcctcaaaaatttataaaatccgCAGATGTCAAGGGtgtaaaagtattaaaaggcACTACGGATAATGATCGAACCATTTTTGACGACTATACATTGACAGAAGTGTACGATAAAATTCAGACAGTTCCTTCGGTATCATCAATTTCCAACGATGCACATTCTGAAAAATATGTTCTTTCTACTGAAAGACAAATAGGAGAATCTACTACTGCTGACGTCAAACAAGTTAAAACAGATCCTACAGTACAATCAGAATTGGAAGTGCAAACAATATCGGATGCAAGGTTTGAAGACCATAGTACTGTTAACACTGAATCCGCAGATGAAACTCTAATTGCTAGTGGCGAGCAATCTCAATTAAAAACTTCCACAATTCTGTCCGAGATTCCAGAAATGACAAATGTTGAATATTCCAAGtctatttcaattaaatccGAGTGTTCTCCGAAAAATGTTGCACGTGTTACCGATTCTAGTATACTTACTTATTCGAAAAAGTTAGACTTTTTGCAGTTAAATAACAAGAATTTAAGCGAAGACATAAGTTCTATTGAGAAAGACATTAAGGCACTTTCAGAGATAATGTCACGCCTAAGTAACGAATCAAATGAGAAATCCAGAGTAGATAATGATGAAAAGAATACATCGCAGGatatttcagaaataatatCTAAATCAGTTTTTAGTGAAcaaataattgatattgaaAATGAAGAACAGGTAGCAGTGTTATCGAAGAAAATAGTTGATATCGAATCGCTTTCCAGATCagtaaacaataaaaaatcagAATCATCCAATACTTTCAGTCATAATGAATACGTATCGGACAAAACGAGTAGTGAAATATCGGCGATGATTCCAAAAGATGCTTCTACGATCTCCAATTTGCCTCAAGAAATTGATTACGAAGCCAAAAGCAGAGAGATGATGAATGAAATAGAGAAATCTGTACTATCGCAACACAATAAGATTACAAGTGAGGATAATCAATCGTCAATATTAAATCCTGAAAACGACGAAATGTTAAATGATTTGGTTTCCGAGCTTGATATAAAATCAATATCCGAAATTCTTTCAAAAGTttcagaaagtaaaaaaagtcTTGATCTTACGAAAGACACAACATCTCAGATTATCGCTGATtcggagaaaaataaaatcaaacaaAGCGATTTAAGTGAAGTGATATTTGAGAAGGATCTTATACAAGCTGGAGCGAAAGAACCGCATTCCATGAAACATTTAAGTACAACATCAATGCAGTCTCCAATTATTGCTGGTCACCGTCCAAAAGGAATCACATCGCAAGATGATTCACGAAGTACGCGTAGCTCAATTTCAAGTCATCACAGCTTACACCATCTCGTCGACAAAAATTCTAAATCACCGAGAGGTATTCTTGAGACGGAAACTAAAATTGATCCTTTTAATAATGCGGCGAAGGATCTCGATGATGTTATTCATGCAGATAGTACCATAAAATCAATGACATCTGCATCTCGTACAGACAAAAATCGATCGCGTACAATTATAgcggaaaatatttctcagGATAAAGATGACTGGACGACGTCCGATTCGTTTGAAATACCGCAAGATGAGATTAGCATCGGAGCGTGTGAACtcgagaatttaaaaaattcagacTTGGACGATACTTCAATTAATCTCTCGGAAAAGAATAAATCACACGTCCATGACGTGACAAATCAAGAGActgaaagtaaattaatgaGCCCAACTGATATGTCGATCTTTCTTCCTAAAGGAGAATCTACCAACGTCGTAGTGGAagacattaaatttaacaacatgtTAGAACAATCTCACGTACTTAAAAGTAACGACGAACTTGACGACGTATTAGATATAATTGCTAGAGAAAAtgatgaagaaaaagatatttctgAAAACGAAAAATCTGATAATGTAATCTCTGATTCCATGGCCGAATTATTGGACAGGGTTAAGGATGTCGAAAGCGACGAAAAAATTGTGAATAGCTATTTTAAAGGACTCTTATGTGATATAGATATCAGTATAGATAATCAAAGTGAAGCAGTTTTAAAGgcctcaaaattaaataacgaacTGCAAAGTGAAACAAACGTAGAAGATAAAAGCGAAAGTAATGTAAGTTTTGTGAGTATTTGCAAAGATAACGAAGTTAATGATCGTGAGCAAATAATAGATACTTCGTTACAAGCCGTTGACCATAAATCAGccataaatgcaaatttaaatatggAAATCTATAAGGATCAAGGCCCATACGAAGAAATATCGAAAGTACAAGAAGTTATAATAACGGAACTGAATTCAAGTAGCGCTGAGGATAACGTGCTATCTGAACTCGAAATTGATGTCAAAATTGAGCTGccagaagaagaagatgaatCTGTCACATGCAATGTAAATGAGAACAAGAGTAAATGCGCTGTGAAAGAAAACGAAGGCGCACCAGTGCCGATTGAGATACAGGAATGCTTGGAATCGATCTCGGAACAAGATAGTTCGGATGGCGAACAGCTGGATAATTTAGTGGAAGTTGCTGTGAGCGGATTAGATACTGTAGAAAGGATTGTTGTATCGCCATGTGATTCTCCTAAGTCAGTGATGGACGAAGCGGCGTCTACGACTATTAAACAAGCTAAGAAAGAGACGACGAACATAGCAGCAAACGCACAAGTAGCTGAAAACATTAACAAAACGTTTGACGTTCTGAAAGATCCGGAGTACGAGGATATATCTGAGGAAAGTCTTGAGGTGTCTGAAATTCTAGATAAAGATGAACTTCCGAAATCGAAGAGGCCCGCTAACTTGCCCGAGAGGTATCAAACCACCCAGAAATCGGAGGACGTACTGAGAATACTGGACGAAATCTCGCAGAAGTCGTCCTTTGATTCTGCAAGCAATTCGCAAAACAACGAAAAGAGTGCTCGAAGCGCGTCGAGCGCAACCGAGGAAATCAGCGAGGCCTTAGGCGCAGAGGTTTCTGCGGAGGACGATGGCTCGTCTTTTGAGATGAATAAACCGAGAAAACTCGAGGAAGAGCATTACGAAGTGGATGAAGCAACCAAGAATCGGTTCTTAGAAGAAGTGAAATCGCAAGATAGATCGGTGGATGCTAACAATGTGGACGTTTTGTCCGAAAGGAAAGTTCCTCTCGATGAGGAGGACAAATCCTCTCGGATACTTTACGAACTGCGCAAGAGAGTTTCGCAGCTACAGGAACAGAACGGCTCGTCTGAATCTAGCGAGGCCGGCGATACTCCAAAGGGCGTGTCCGAGATTGAGATGGACTCGCCGAGAGATTTCAATGATTCGAGGCTGGACATTGACATTTTGGACGACGATCTCCTGAGCGGCAGTAAAGCGACGAGCCAGGGTATCGACATGGAGGCCAATTTCCACTCCACATCCTTCAAGGACATTGAGAATATGATTTACGAGTTAAAAG